The following are encoded in a window of Collinsella aerofaciens genomic DNA:
- a CDS encoding helix-turn-helix domain-containing protein, with product MRVDLRVKHDIEARKAAIGLFELGHGYKSAAIALSLPVEAVRRWQEIYRAFGSEVLLRMDGKQGRYTYEQKVAAASAVVDGGMTKTEAMAAFGIMSMSPLKKWCALYRRGGAEALRPRPKGRPSGSKARPRTREEELEERCRRLEAEVAYLKKLRALVERDGL from the coding sequence ATGCGCGTTGATTTGAGAGTGAAGCATGATATCGAGGCCAGGAAGGCGGCCATAGGGCTCTTCGAGCTCGGGCACGGGTATAAATCTGCCGCGATCGCCCTTTCGCTTCCCGTGGAAGCCGTGAGAAGATGGCAGGAGATATACCGCGCATTCGGGAGCGAGGTGCTGCTGCGCATGGACGGAAAGCAGGGCAGGTACACATACGAGCAGAAGGTCGCCGCCGCCTCCGCCGTCGTCGACGGCGGCATGACGAAGACCGAGGCGATGGCGGCGTTCGGCATAATGTCGATGTCGCCGCTCAAGAAGTGGTGCGCGCTATACCGCCGGGGCGGCGCGGAGGCCCTGCGCCCGAGGCCCAAGGGCCGCCCGAGCGGTTCCAAGGCGAGGCCGCGGACCCGCGAGGAGGAGCTCGAGGAGCGGTGCCGTAGGCTCGAGGCCGAGGTGGCCTACCTAAAAAAATTACGCGCCCTGGTCGAGAGGGACGGGCTCTGA
- the rplA gene encoding 50S ribosomal protein L1: MAKHGKSYNAAAEKIDRATLYTPLQAAKLIKELDTAKFDETVEAHFRLGIDTRKADQNIRGSISLPHGTGKTVRVAVFAEGEKAREAEAAGADIIGSDELVAQIQKGEINFDAAIATPNMMAKVGRIGKILGPRGLMPNPKLGTVTMDVAKMVSELKAGRVEYRADRYGICHVPLGKKSFSEQQLVENYAALYTEILRVKPSSAKGKYVKSISVSSTMGPGVKVDPAVQRDFLAE, translated from the coding sequence ATGGCTAAGCATGGTAAGAGCTATAACGCCGCTGCCGAGAAGATCGACCGCGCCACGCTCTACACCCCCCTTCAGGCTGCCAAGCTCATCAAGGAGCTCGACACCGCCAAGTTCGACGAGACCGTCGAGGCTCACTTCCGTCTGGGCATCGATACTCGTAAGGCTGACCAGAACATCCGTGGTTCCATCTCCCTGCCCCACGGCACCGGCAAGACCGTTCGTGTTGCCGTCTTCGCCGAGGGCGAGAAGGCCCGTGAGGCTGAGGCTGCCGGCGCCGACATCATCGGTTCCGACGAGCTCGTCGCCCAGATTCAGAAGGGCGAGATCAACTTCGACGCCGCTATCGCTACGCCGAACATGATGGCCAAGGTTGGCCGCATCGGTAAGATCCTTGGTCCCCGTGGCCTCATGCCGAACCCCAAGCTCGGCACCGTGACCATGGACGTCGCCAAGATGGTCTCCGAGCTCAAGGCTGGCCGCGTTGAGTACCGCGCCGACCGCTACGGCATCTGCCACGTGCCCCTGGGCAAGAAGTCCTTCTCTGAGCAGCAGCTCGTCGAGAACTACGCTGCCCTGTACACCGAGATTCTGCGCGTCAAGCCCTCTTCTGCTAAGGGCAAGTACGTCAAGTCCATCTCCGTGTCTTCCACCATGGGCCCTGGCGTCAAGGTCGATCCCGCTGTCCAGCGTGACTTCCTGGCTGAGTAA
- the rplK gene encoding 50S ribosomal protein L11 yields the protein MAEKKVANVIKLQIPAGAANPAPPVGPALGAAGVNIMQFCQAFNAETQDKKGDIIPVEISVYEDKSFSFITKTPPAAHLIKKELNLKSGSAKPQADKVGQLSQEQLTKIAEIKMPDLNANDIDAAKKIIAGTARSMGVTIAE from the coding sequence ATGGCTGAGAAGAAGGTTGCCAACGTCATTAAGCTCCAGATTCCTGCTGGTGCAGCAAACCCCGCTCCTCCCGTCGGCCCCGCCCTGGGCGCTGCTGGCGTGAACATCATGCAGTTCTGCCAGGCCTTTAACGCCGAGACGCAGGACAAGAAGGGTGACATCATCCCCGTTGAGATCTCTGTCTACGAGGACAAGTCCTTCTCCTTCATCACCAAGACCCCGCCGGCGGCTCACCTTATCAAGAAGGAGCTGAACCTCAAGTCTGGTTCCGCTAAGCCCCAGGCTGACAAGGTTGGTCAGCTCTCCCAGGAGCAGCTCACCAAGATCGCCGAGATCAAGATGCCGGACCTCAATGCCAACGACATTGACGCCGCCAAGAAGATCATCGCCGGTACCGCCCGTTCCATGGGCGTCACCATCGCTGAGTAG
- the nusG gene encoding transcription termination/antitermination protein NusG, whose protein sequence is MSKRWYVVHTYSGYENRVKSDLEHRIETMGMQDRIFDIEIPMERVTEIKEGGKRETKDSKIFPGYVLVRMEMDDDAWTCVRNTPGVTGFLGGNGKPAPLSRDEYNKMTRRPGKGDSPKRTSVDIEVGTSVRVTDGPLTDFDGKVSEVNTEAGKLKVTLMIFGRETPVELDFNQVAVIA, encoded by the coding sequence ATGTCTAAGCGTTGGTACGTCGTTCACACTTACTCTGGATACGAGAACCGCGTTAAGTCCGATCTCGAGCATCGCATCGAGACTATGGGCATGCAGGACCGTATCTTTGATATCGAGATTCCTATGGAGCGCGTCACCGAGATTAAAGAGGGTGGCAAGCGTGAGACCAAGGATTCCAAGATCTTCCCGGGTTATGTCCTGGTCCGCATGGAGATGGATGACGATGCTTGGACGTGTGTTCGTAACACGCCTGGCGTCACCGGTTTCCTAGGCGGCAACGGCAAGCCCGCTCCGCTTTCCCGCGACGAGTACAACAAGATGACTCGTCGTCCCGGTAAGGGCGATTCGCCCAAGCGCACCTCGGTTGATATTGAGGTCGGTACGTCCGTCCGCGTCACCGATGGCCCGCTTACCGACTTTGATGGCAAGGTCTCCGAGGTTAACACCGAGGCTGGCAAGCTCAAGGTCACGCTGATGATCTTTGGCCGCGAGACGCCGGTCGAGCTCGACTTTAACCAGGTCGCTGTCATCGCTTAA
- the secE gene encoding preprotein translocase subunit SecE, giving the protein MANKKNKKKAQQPAPANKAAANSKVEAKKAVAKKNEKAAKSKKNEKPGFFARTKKYFASVKSEMKRVTWPDKKELVNYSVVVCASLIVVGVVIALLDAGFGEALALFSGLRG; this is encoded by the coding sequence ATGGCCAACAAGAAGAACAAGAAGAAGGCTCAGCAGCCGGCACCTGCCAACAAAGCTGCCGCCAACTCCAAGGTTGAGGCCAAGAAGGCCGTTGCCAAGAAGAACGAGAAGGCTGCGAAGTCCAAGAAGAACGAGAAGCCTGGTTTCTTCGCCCGCACCAAGAAGTATTTCGCTTCGGTCAAGTCCGAGATGAAGCGTGTCACGTGGCCCGATAAGAAGGAGCTCGTGAACTACTCGGTTGTTGTTTGCGCTTCTCTGATCGTCGTCGGCGTCGTCATCGCTCTGCTCGATGCTGGCTTTGGCGAGGCTCTTGCTCTGTTCTCTGGATTGAGGGGCTAA
- the rpmG gene encoding 50S ribosomal protein L33 produces MRTLVTLACTECKRRNYTTTKNKSTMPDRMEIKKYCPWCRHHTLHKETR; encoded by the coding sequence ATGCGTACTCTAGTTACTCTTGCGTGCACTGAGTGCAAGCGCCGCAACTATACGACCACCAAGAACAAGTCGACCATGCCTGATCGTATGGAGATCAAGAAGTATTGCCCCTGGTGCCGTCACCACACGCTGCACAAAGAGACTCGCTAG
- the tuf gene encoding elongation factor Tu, which yields MAKEKFERTKPHVNIGTIGHVDHGKTTLTAAITKVLSETEGCKADFTAFENIDKAPEERERGITISVSHVEYETAARHYAHVDCPGHADYVKNMISGAAQMDGAILVIAATDGPMAQTREHILLARQVGVPYIVVFLNKCDMVDDDELIDLVEMETRELLSEYDFPGDDIPVIRGSALGALEGDAKWMDAIRELMKAVDEYIPTPARNNDLPFLMAVEDVMTISGRGTVATGRVERGELKLNEPVEIVGIKDTQNTVVTGIEMFRKSMDFCEAGDNVGLLLRGIKREDIERGQVLCKPGSVTPHTKFTGEIYVLTKEEGGRHTPFFDGYRPQFYFRTTDVTGTVKLPEGTEMAMPGDHITIEGDLIHPIAMEEGLRFAIREGGHTVGSGIVSTIIE from the coding sequence ATGGCCAAAGAGAAGTTTGAGCGCACTAAGCCGCATGTTAACATCGGCACCATTGGTCACGTCGACCACGGCAAGACCACGCTGACCGCTGCCATCACCAAGGTTCTCTCCGAGACCGAGGGCTGCAAGGCTGACTTCACTGCGTTCGAGAACATCGACAAGGCTCCCGAGGAGCGCGAGCGCGGCATTACGATTTCCGTCTCCCACGTTGAGTACGAGACCGCTGCCCGTCACTACGCTCACGTTGACTGCCCGGGCCACGCTGACTACGTCAAGAACATGATCTCCGGCGCTGCTCAGATGGACGGCGCTATCCTGGTCATCGCTGCTACCGACGGCCCCATGGCTCAGACCCGCGAGCACATCCTGCTCGCCCGTCAGGTCGGCGTTCCCTACATCGTCGTCTTCCTGAACAAGTGCGACATGGTCGACGATGACGAGCTCATCGACCTCGTCGAGATGGAGACCCGTGAGCTCCTCTCCGAGTACGATTTCCCCGGCGACGACATCCCCGTCATCCGTGGCTCCGCTCTGGGCGCTCTCGAGGGCGACGCCAAGTGGATGGACGCCATTCGCGAGCTCATGAAGGCCGTCGACGAGTACATCCCGACGCCTGCTCGTAACAACGACCTCCCGTTCCTGATGGCCGTTGAGGACGTTATGACCATCTCCGGCCGTGGTACCGTTGCTACTGGCCGTGTCGAGCGCGGTGAGCTCAAGCTCAACGAGCCCGTCGAGATCGTCGGCATCAAGGATACCCAGAACACCGTCGTTACCGGTATCGAGATGTTCCGTAAGTCCATGGACTTCTGCGAGGCTGGCGACAACGTCGGTCTGCTGCTCCGCGGCATCAAGCGTGAGGACATCGAGCGCGGCCAGGTTCTCTGCAAGCCCGGTTCGGTTACCCCGCACACCAAGTTCACCGGCGAGATCTACGTTCTGACCAAGGAGGAGGGCGGCCGTCACACCCCGTTCTTCGATGGTTATCGTCCTCAGTTCTACTTCCGTACCACCGACGTTACCGGTACGGTCAAGCTCCCCGAGGGCACCGAGATGGCTATGCCTGGTGACCACATCACCATCGAGGGCGACCTCATCCACCCGATCGCCATGGAGGAGGGCCTGCGCTTCGCTATCCGCGAGGGTGGCCACACCGTTGGTTCGGGCATCGTCTCCACGATCATTGAGTAA